In Amphiprion ocellaris isolate individual 3 ecotype Okinawa chromosome 3, ASM2253959v1, whole genome shotgun sequence, one genomic interval encodes:
- the si:ch1073-390k14.1 gene encoding deoxyribodipyrimidine photo-lyase: MPPPAADGQTEVRKMLREVLVGREDPEGFFAMCVSILGHRETRTVFPSLIQPLSTANRALHSILISIYQEYFTKTEDDELELVLALSLLEMKDQQPSVPSQECQLLQQPGDRHNQSSSVQLSSGSKSQGSSYTQLADVPGTRKNTDSAQTGPWRKESPPQTTKETELLKSIQLDKRKKQTPGTGQPVSRQDTVRADDEMMGEEDLNQSEKPKRSKNRRQRRKGAGQQLLGLPGSPSAPPPVLLWFRRDLRLCDNPALMGSLEVGAPVIPVFIWSPEEEEGPGITVAMGGACKYWLHQALSCFCSSLERIGSHLVFLKANREGNEVGSSLQTLKELVKETGARTVLANALYEPWLKERDDAVVSALQKEGVECRVFHSYCLRDPYSVSTEGVGLRGIGSVSHFMSCCKQNPSSTLGVPLDPPVSLPTPSHWPQGAPLDTLGLARMPRRKDGTTIDWAANIRTSWDFSEEGAHARLDAFLHDGVYRYEKESGRADAPNTSSLSPYLHFGQLSPRWLLWDAKGARCRPPKFQRKLAWRDLAYWQLTLFPDLPWESLRPPYKALRWSSDRSHLKAWQRGKTGYPLVDAAMRQLWLTGWMNNYMRHVVASFLIAYLHLPWQEGYRWFQDTLVDADVAIDAMMWQNGGMCGLDHWNFVMHPTDAAMTCDPYGSYVRKWCPELADIPDELIHKPWKCPASMLRRAGVVFGQTYPERIITDLEGRRNQSLQDVALVRREFGQYVDKRSGCDLVPLPPRLVSEALGLSHMGGAVVKEGKEFLLPVITRMEFKHQLEDPDADAASNPYNAVLKGYVSRKRDETIAFLNERDFTASVMYEGAQRRERLESDYRRMEGLPLLPSPRGRVRRTPTAKDRFSIVPGGAVTSLK, encoded by the exons ATGCCTCCTCCAGCGGCTGACGGCCAAACCGAGGTGAGAAAGATGTTAAGGGAAGTGCTGGTGGGTCGGGAGGATCCAGAGGGCTTCTTCGCCATGTGTGTGTCCATCCTAGGGCACCGAGAGACCCGCACAGTGTTCCCGTCCCTCATCCAGCCTTTGTCCACGGCCAACAGAGCCCTTCACTCCATCCTTATCTCCATCTACCAGGAATATTTCACCAAG ACTGAAGATGATGAGCTGGAACTTGTTTTGGCTCTGTCTCTACTGGAAATGAAAGATCAGCAGCCATCAGTCCCCAGCCAAGAGTGCCAACTTCTGCAGCAGCCTGGAGACAGACACAATCAGAGCAGCTCTGTTCAACTGAGCTCAGGCTCCAAATCTCAGGGAAGCAGCTACACCCAGCTAGCAGATGTACCAGGCACAAGAAAAAATACAGACTCAGCACAAACTGGACCCTGGAGGAAGGAGAGTCCACCACAGACAACTAAAGAGACTGAGCTTCTGAAAAGCATACAGCTTGACAAACGTAAGAAGCAGACACCTGGGACAGGTCAACCTGTTTCCAGGCAAGATACAGTAAGAGCAGATGATGAAATGATGGGGGAAGAAGATTTGAATCAATCAGAGAAACCAAAGCGCTCTAAGAACAGGAGGCAGCGGAGAAAAGGTGCTGGCCAGCAGCTTTTAGGCCTGCCCGGTTCTCCATCAGCACCACCGCCGGTATTGCTGTGGTTCAGGAGGGATTTGCGACTTTGTGACAACCCTGCTCTCATGGGATCACTGGAGGTGGGTGCACCTGTCATCCCAGTCTTCATCTGGAGccctgaagaggaggagggaccAGGGATTACAGTGGCTATGGGGGGAGCTT GTAAATATTGGCTTCATCAggctctgtcttgtttttgttcatctcTGGAGCGAATCGGCAGCCACCTCGTCTTCCTCAAGGCAAACAGAGAGGGGAATGAGGTGGGATCTTCTCTGCAGACACTTAAGGAGCTCGTAAAGGAGACTGGGGCAAGAACGGTGCTGGCTAATGCTTTGTATGAGCCCTGGCTGAAGGAGAGGGATGATGCGGTGGTGTCAGCCCTGCAGAAAGAAGGTGTTGAATGCAGGGTGTTCCACTCATACTGTCTCAGAGACCCTTATTCTGTCAGCACAGAGGGTGTGGGACTCCGAG GTATAGGTTCAGTGTCTCACTTCATGAGTTGCTGCAAACAGAACCCATCGTCTACATTAGGGGTTCCTCTTGACCCTCCAGTATCTCTCCCCACACCTTCCCACTGGCCACAGGGTGCACCTTTGGATACACTAGGCCTTGCTCGCATGCCCCGAAGGAAGGATGGCACAACG ATTGACTGGGCAGCTAACATACGAACATCCTGGGATTTTAGCGAAGAAGGTGCACACGCCCGACTAGACGCTTTTCTTCATGATG GTGTGTATAGATATGAGAAAGAGTCCGGCAGGGCAGATGCTCCAAACACCAGCTCCCTGTCACCCTACCTTCACTTTGGTCAGCTCAGTCCACGTTGGCTATTATGGGATGCCAAAGGAGCACGTTGTCGACCCCCTAAGTTCCAACGGAAGCTGGCGTGGAGAGATTTGGCTTACTGGCAGCTAACCCTGTTTCCTGACCTCCCCTGGGAATCCCTCAGACCTCCATACAAG GCTCTGCGGTGGAGCAGTGATCGTAGCCACCTCAAGGCATGGCAGCGAGGTAAAACTGGCTACCCGCTGGTCGATGCCGCCATGAGGCAGCTGTGGCTGACTGGCTGGATGAACAACTACATGAGACATGTGGTGGCATCTTTTCTCATAGCGTATCTCCACCTGCCTTGGCAAGAGGGCTACCGCTGGTTCCAG GACACCCTGGTGGATGCAGATGTTGCCATCGATGCTATGATGTGGCAGAATGGGGGCATGTGTGGCCTGGATCACTGGAACTTTGTCATGCACCCCACTGATGCAGCAATGACCTGTGACCCCTATGGCAGCTACGTTAGGAAATGGTGTCCAGAACTTGCAGATATTCCTGATGAGCTTATTCACAAACCCTGGAAATGTCCTGCGTCCATGCTACGTCGTGCAG GTGTGGTGTTTGGACAGACGTATCCAGAGCGTATCATCACAGACCTCGAGGGCCGGAGGAATCAGTCTCTGCAAGATGTCGCTTTGGTGCGCAGAGAGTTTGGACAGTATGTGGACAAGCGATCAGGCTGTGACTTGGTGCCTTTGCCCCCACGCTTGGTGTCTGAGGCTCTGGGCTTATCGCACATGGGTGGAGCTGTGGTGAAGGAAGGGAAGGAGTTCCTGTTGCCTGTCATCACCCGCATGGAATTCAAACACCAGCTGGAAGACCCGGATGCAGATGCTGCATCAAACCCCTACAACGCTGTTCTAAAGGGATACGTGAGCCGCAAGAGGGATGAGACCATCGCCTTCCTTAATGAGAGAGACTTTACTGCCAGTGTGATGTATGAGGGAGCTCAGAGAAGAGAGAGGCTGGAGAGTGATTATCGCAGAATGGAGGGActtcctctgcttccttcaccTCGGGGCAGAGTCAGACGGACTCCAACAGCCAAAGACAGGTTCTCGATAGTACCTGGTGGAGCAGTCACTTCACTTAAGTGA